In Tubulanus polymorphus chromosome 2, tnTubPoly1.2, whole genome shotgun sequence, a single window of DNA contains:
- the LOC141898723 gene encoding eukaryotic translation initiation factor 2 subunit 1-like, whose translation MPLSCRFYEHRFPEIEDVVMVKVRSIAEMGAYVHLLEYNNIEGMILLSELSRRRIRSINKLIKIGRNECVVVIRVDKDKGYIDLSKRRVSAEEVEKCEEKYARAKAVNSILRHVGELLNYTTNEELEELYKKTAWCFDRKYGKPGASFDAFKNSVANPEALDECDIDAETKRILLQNIKRRLTPQAVKLRSDINVSCYGYEGIDAVKLALRKGLSFSTEDIPIKINLIAPPLYVMTTQTIERQEGLDKLNEALTAIKENIEANSGVFSVQMAPKVVSDLDEAELQKKLEELEEANREKSGDEDESDEDDESGDETGED comes from the exons atgccGTTGTCTTGTCGATTCTATGAGCATCGATTCCCCGAAATCGAGGACGTTGTCATGGTGAAGGTGCGATCGATCGCTGAAATGGGCGCGTACGTTCATCTGTTAGAATACAACAATATCGAAGGCATGATCTTACTGAGCGAACTGTCACGTCGACGTATCAGGTCCATCAACAAACTGATCAAAATAGGACGAAACGAATGCGTCGTAGTAATAAGAGTTGATAAAGATAAAG GTTATATTGATTTATCTAAAAGACGTGTTTCCGCCGAAGAGGTCGAGAAATGCGAAGAAAAATATGCTCGGGCTAAAGCT GTAAACAGCATTCTACGTCACGTCGGAGAATTGTTAAATTACACGACCAATGAAGAATTGGAAGAACTGTATAAAAAGACGGCTTGGTGCTTCGACAGAAAATACGGAAAACCTGGTGCTAGTTTCGACGCATTTAAAAATTCAGTAGC GAATCCAGAAGCGCTAGATGAATGTGATATAGATGCTGAAACGAAACGAATTCTACTACAAAATATCAAACGTCGACTGACGCCTCAAGCTGTTAAACTTAGATCAG ATATCAACGTATCGTGTTATGGTTATGAAGGCATAGATGCAGTTAAATTGGCACTGAGGAAAGGACTTAGTTTTTCCACTGAAGATATCCCGATTAAG ATAAATTTGATAGCACCGCCACTGTACGTAATGACAACTCAGACGATAGAACGGCAAGAAGGTTTAGATAAACTAAATGAGGCATTAACCGCAATTAAAGAAAACATAGAAGCCAATTCTGGAGTTTTTAGTGTTCAAATGGCG CCCAAAGTTGTATCCGATCTCGACGAAGCCGAATTGCAAAAGAAACTGGAAGAACTCGAGGAAGCCAATCGAGAAAAATCTGGAGATGAGGATGAATcggatgaagatgatgaaagtGGAGATGAAACTGGAGAGGATTAA